The following proteins come from a genomic window of bacterium:
- a CDS encoding 6-hydroxymethylpterin diphosphokinase MptE-like protein yields MNYYQNNLTLLKEKDPDLAQRLAEVEPIVGFELTKSPLPEGVNFSEVDTLVVFGFGLHVLELVAKSTTNILILVIEPDLGRFKTFLTEFDFSPGFKEDRLILAVGQPPEQVAARRLEAYYGLLTNRDIRIIEDPIALASFPEYFRIVRKNLAEVIDTAAKNLATLQRFARIWQHNILANLKSIIERPGWNTLFGRFKSKPVIICGAGPSLDQNVKWLTQAKGKAVIVCVDTALRTLLTNNIQPDLVVAIDAGEANYRHFAGLDTSGMALAADAVTYPAILTDFKGPIFIGGYGNPLMQWLEQFIGSKGETSVGGSVATTAFDLARKLGGDPIIFVGLDLAFSEGRFHTSEAKFEVDETFLAETERDILEQSQRILEKLAPFPKLVSMYENFCRQRKRKLVAYKTGVWLEDTCPGEPMANWLYWLESWTMTPERIVWVEANDGYMVISSPRFNAWRRWIESRITAAGVRCINATQGGAKIRGAEVMDLKSALAAYSAETVEVKGVLTDIQAGYHPPPLTPLKSALADLSEETQRINLLAGQGVRMTESLISALTTQGQEWSPRVQQIMARLLILYQDIVTQPNFFALYRWQIESLLSQFEPGSDRVNSNKAQTYQSFFGEIERMSGELIRQLSGWVNSWLSYR; encoded by the coding sequence ATGAATTACTATCAGAACAACCTGACTCTCCTTAAAGAGAAGGACCCGGATTTAGCCCAGCGGTTGGCTGAGGTCGAACCAATTGTCGGCTTTGAGCTTACCAAATCCCCTTTACCTGAAGGAGTGAACTTCTCAGAAGTAGACACCCTGGTTGTTTTTGGTTTTGGTCTCCACGTGCTGGAGTTGGTAGCCAAAAGCACGACTAATATCCTCATTCTGGTTATTGAACCTGACCTGGGCCGCTTTAAGACCTTTCTCACCGAGTTTGATTTTTCCCCTGGGTTCAAAGAAGACCGCCTTATCCTGGCGGTAGGCCAGCCACCTGAGCAGGTGGCCGCCCGGCGACTGGAAGCTTACTACGGCCTCTTGACTAACCGAGACATCCGGATAATAGAAGATCCAATTGCCCTTGCCTCCTTTCCTGAATACTTCCGGATCGTCAGGAAAAATCTGGCTGAGGTGATAGATACGGCGGCCAAAAATCTGGCTACCCTGCAGCGTTTTGCCAGGATATGGCAGCATAATATCCTGGCTAACTTGAAGAGCATCATCGAGAGACCAGGTTGGAATACCCTCTTCGGGAGATTTAAAAGCAAGCCGGTCATAATTTGCGGCGCCGGGCCTTCTCTGGACCAAAACGTCAAGTGGCTAACCCAGGCAAAAGGGAAAGCGGTAATTGTCTGTGTGGATACGGCCTTAAGGACACTTCTGACTAATAACATTCAACCGGATTTAGTGGTAGCCATTGACGCCGGAGAGGCGAATTACCGCCATTTTGCAGGTCTGGACACTTCAGGGATGGCCTTAGCGGCCGATGCGGTAACCTATCCGGCTATCCTGACCGATTTTAAGGGACCTATCTTTATCGGAGGATATGGAAATCCCCTAATGCAATGGTTAGAACAGTTCATCGGTTCCAAAGGGGAAACCAGCGTGGGGGGATCAGTCGCCACCACGGCTTTTGATTTGGCCAGAAAATTGGGGGGTGACCCCATCATCTTTGTCGGCCTTGACCTGGCCTTTTCTGAAGGGAGATTCCATACCTCAGAGGCTAAATTTGAAGTTGATGAAACCTTCCTGGCCGAAACCGAACGTGATATATTAGAACAAAGCCAGCGGATACTTGAAAAGTTAGCCCCCTTTCCCAAGCTGGTATCTATGTATGAAAATTTTTGCCGCCAGCGAAAAAGGAAACTCGTGGCTTATAAAACAGGGGTATGGTTGGAAGACACCTGTCCGGGAGAGCCAATGGCTAACTGGCTTTACTGGTTGGAGTCCTGGACGATGACCCCGGAGAGGATAGTGTGGGTGGAGGCTAACGATGGGTACATGGTGATAAGTTCTCCCAGATTTAATGCCTGGCGGCGATGGATAGAATCAAGAATCACCGCCGCCGGAGTGAGATGTATTAATGCCACCCAAGGAGGGGCAAAGATCAGGGGCGCCGAGGTTATGGACCTTAAATCAGCCCTAGCGGCTTACTCTGCTGAGACAGTAGAAGTAAAAGGGGTCTTAACGGACATTCAGGCAGGGTATCATCCGCCTCCTTTGACTCCCTTAAAATCCGCTTTAGCTGACCTGTCCGAAGAGACCCAGAGGATTAATCTCCTGGCCGGTCAGGGGGTCAGGATGACTGAATCTCTAATCAGCGCCTTAACCACTCAAGGTCAAGAGTGGTCTCCCCGGGTGCAGCAAATTATGGCTCGTCTGCTGATACTCTATCAGGACATAGTGACTCAACCCAATTTTTTTGCCCTTTACCGCTGGCAAATAGAATCATTGCTGTCTCAATTCGAGCCAGGATCAGATCGAGTAAATTCGAATAAGGCCCAAACTTATCAATCTTTCTTTGGCGAGATAGAAAGGATGAGTGGGGAATTAATCCGGCAGTTAAGCGGGTGGGTTAATTCGTGGCTAAGTTACAGATAA
- a CDS encoding response regulator produces MARILVVDDEEDVTELLGAALESEGYQFEAALNAEEAIQKIKETAFDLVLLDIRLPQMNGVNIFLKLKGIDPAIKVIMMSAFPVSDLIEQALQEGAYGCLHKPFEFKKALELVKQVLSVT; encoded by the coding sequence ATGGCCCGGATTTTAGTCGTTGATGATGAGGAGGATGTGACTGAACTCCTGGGGGCAGCCTTAGAATCTGAGGGCTATCAATTCGAAGCGGCCCTTAATGCTGAAGAGGCTATCCAGAAAATCAAAGAAACCGCCTTTGATCTGGTCCTCTTAGATATCCGGCTGCCCCAGATGAATGGGGTGAATATTTTTTTGAAACTCAAGGGAATTGACCCGGCGATTAAGGTCATTATGATGTCCGCCTTCCCGGTTAGTGATCTGATTGAGCAAGCTCTTCAAGAAGGGGCTTACGGCTGTCTCCATAAGCCCTTTGAGTTTAAAAAGGCTCTCGAATTGGTGAAGCAAGTCTTATCTGTAACTTAG